The genomic DNA GGTGAGGCGGGCGGCTACCAACTATTCGGATTCTGATCTGCTGTCATCTAATGCAGACTTCTTTATTGCTAAAACCACAGTGAAGAACCTATCCCTTGGTTGCCTCGACCGATGCGCGACAAATCGATCAGTCCGTCATTCTTCTATTGATCAAAACAAGCCAGCACGCTCAGCAGAGAATCTCCTCGCAAACCGTGATCATCTCTCGTGTGCACACCCGCGGCTGTATTTACACTCTACATGAATTCTAAAATGTGTTCATGATGCGGGAAACCCCACGAGCAGATTGAAGGCAACGCAGAGAGTGTGGCAGTCACTCCTGCAGCACTTGAAATCTATAACTTCATGTACCGCCAAATGTTGCCTGTCCCGCTGTACCGAAAAGTGACAAATTGGACACACCTTCGGAGGGCACGAACGGCATCGCAAGGTAAGTACCTGTGGTACTGTCCGCTCTACAGGGCAcggggggggagagggggggggataCACGTCATGAACTAGCTGGGTGTGAACCAAGTTTTTATGCTGAATCGCTGCATTAACAATTTCAGTTTCCCAGAAGAAAATTAGTCTGAGCATCGTAGAAGTCCTCAGCATGTTACATCCCCTGCTTTGGAGTTCGCATCCGCCACTTCGGTTGCAGAACTTCCGGACAGCGTACAGCCGCTGCTGTTGAAATGCATGAAGACACACTTGTTGTTCTTCCAGCACTTCAGTTGGCAGGCAGCAAAACTTCCCACTTCCGTCTTGGGATAGATCACAATGGTATCGTCAACATATTTGGTCCGCTCCTTGATGCATGTTGTCGGCAGACCGCAGTGCTTTGGTCCCGAAAATACAGAtgcttttttcgtctttgatGAGGGGACTTTGGCTCCAGCCTTCAACCAGCAATCTTTCTTGGGGCCCTCTAATGAGAAATATTCACATTTCTCGTCATTCAGACACGCATCCTGGCACGCTGCCGCGGTGTCAGCTTTGACCTTGCGCAGGTCATTTTTGGGATAGTCAACGTCTTTCATTATGCACCAGTGCTCATCCGTGCATGTTTTTGGACCTGCCATGTAATTGGCATCCGGCGCGAGAGCACCCACACACTGTTGTGTTGTTTTTAAGTGACATTTATTTATTCGAGGCGCGAACAGGTAGCCGTAACATCGGGACTCCTTTGCGCAGGCTTTCTGGCAAGCCGAGAGTGTCTTGATACCGGGCTGGCCGTTTTCCACAAGGTTTGGCTGACCCTTAAAATCAAATCCATCCAGCACGCACACATGGCATCGTTTTGGGCCAGCAGTCGCATTCGAATTATTCTTGACCTCAGTCGGCTTGGTGGAATGGAGGAGGCAACGATTCCCAGAAGAAACGAATGTGAAAAAAACGCAGTCGGAATGCTGACTACACCTCTTCTGGCAGGTGTCGGCGTCGCTCACATTGCTGAACTCAGCCAGGGCGAATCCAACGTACTCTTTGCCTGCTTCAAGGCAACCAGAGCTggtcgcctccgtctcggcgAAAGAGTGCAAGTTGACCAGCTGACTTCGCAACCCTGCGTACTGCCCTGCCTCAGCAACATCCTGCAGCAACACCGCTGCAGCAACGACGGGGAGTGCGATTCTCCGGCTCAGTACAGTCTTCAGCGCTTCCATGGTGCTTTTCCAATGCAGGGAACAGCGACCTATCAAAAGCTCCAAAATTTATAGTTTGTCTGGCAAGGACGTCAAGCAGCAGCTTCTAACAAGCTGGGGGGAGGGGACGGAATGAGTTCGGTCGTAACCAAATTGGTAACGCCCGTGGTGGGGAGTGAGAAAAATGAAGTAAACAAAAGAAGTGAAACTTACCACCCACATGCTTTCTGTTGTTGCTGCAGTGCTGCCACCTCGTCCGACAGAGGGAGTCGGTTGGTACGGCCTGCGCTAATGAAATCGATGCCGCGGCTTCCGCTAGCCGTAGCCGTCCGGGGTCAACCCGCCGGTGTGTACCGCTACTGCTCCATTGCGGCAGATCGTGTTGACAAGTTGGAAGTTTGACGAAACATATTTCGGACTACAACTCGTATTTTTGCACTGAGGCTGGATGGACAAGAGGCGTGGCCTGGTGACACTGACTTGGTTCAACAAATCGCGCCGTAGCAAACATTCGCCTTGATATCGATTGTTACCAGAAAACTAGCTGGTAAGAGCAAACGCAAAAAGTAGAAGAGGACAGCAGCTCAGTACCGCCCATGCAGGGCCATCTACGGCGGCACCTGCTCGATGCCTCACACTCCAAAGCCTCTGTTGCTTAATAAGAGTCACTAGACAGATGCGACCCGACGACGCACATGGCACTCTGAGCCTCACAACTTGCAAAAAGCCCCTTGTAGAGAATACTATCAACAGACAGTTTAGGACCACGGTTACGAGACATACTCCACAACGCCTGCTGCACACTCGTGGTAGGCGTGGTAGTTGACTAGGGGCCACTTTCCGGGTAACTGAAGACTGCACACGGAAAAGTATGAGATTGACCCTCGATCATGAACCCTTCGCATATGCTTCAGGCCGGTACTGCAGCATGCGTCACTGTTGCAGCGTCCGGAGGAAAACGTTTCTCGCTCGTGAGTGAACGTTGTGAACCGGACCGTACCTGCTGAACTACTCACGCTGCACGTTTTCCTGCTGTGTTTCCGGGATGTTTAGGGTCCACGAAGGGGCCCAGCGAGACAAACGGCTTTTCAGCTGCGCTCTTTGAACAGCAAAAGGAACGACTGACGGCCCAGAGTGAAAACCGGAAAATACCTCGAACCAAGTTCCGCTTCAAGAGTCAGAACTGAAAAGCATAGAAGGAATACAGCTCTCAGCTGCTAATCCCCAACAAAAAGGTGCCTGAAAAAATCAATGTCATTGCTTTTCTGTCCGCATACGCGAATGCCTTGATGTGGCAAAGGAGGTTGGGGAGTTGTGCGTAGTCTAACGATTCCGACATGCCCCTATGCGGCTGTTACCTCCTGCCTTACCAGAAAATGGTCCGGAGGAAGTCAGCCGCACTCCCCCAGGTTTCCTGCGTGGAGAGCAGAGTGTCACGATTCTGACGAAGCTTCAGGAACAGCAGACAGATGTTTTTCATGGCACGAGACTCCGTTTGTCCATTACGAAGCCTGTCGGAAGGTGAAGGAACCCAGACCAGGCATAGCGTCGCATTCTCGGACTAGTCACTAACATACGGGACAAGTCGGCGCCTGCTGACTTACAAAAAACGAATCAAAGATAATACATGATACTTATTCTCTTTTAGCACACGCTGTTCATCACACTCATCCCAGCCGTAAAGAGTACCGCCTCAGTCTCACCTACTCGTGCTCCCACAGCATGACAGAACCGTCCTTTCCCCCCGTGACCAAGCCTCTATGGAGCTGCCAATTAAGGCACGTTACATCCGTCATTTGAGAACGCAAGACAACATCAGGCTGCGTATCGGTcatcctgtctctgcgcacgTCCCGTAGATGGCTCGGCCGCATACCACTCTCCCGTTCGCACCCCCGCGAAGCCCTTTCTGAAGCTTCGAGCTCTTCCCAATAAGGCCCTCCCCCGTAGCATCGGCCGCTCGCGTCCACCTTCTCCCTGTCCAGCCTGCCGCTCTTCAAGGTCCAGCAGCAGACATGTGGaccagcggcggcggctaCGAAGGCGCTATCGCCACTtgaaaaaacaggagaggcCTGAGGGATGTTATATCGCATTTCTATATGTAGAAGGGTCATCAGTTCCTTCCACATTCGAACATCTACAATCTTTAATTGCTTGTCCTTCCCTTGTGTCGCCACAAGACGCCCGCTGGGGTCGAACGCGACTCCCGTTGCCGCCTCTT from Neospora caninum Liverpool complete genome, chromosome VIII includes the following:
- a CDS encoding Microneme protein 5 (Precursor), related — protein: MEALKTVLSRRIALPVVAAAVLLQDVAEAGQYAGLRSQLVNLHSFAETEATSSGCLEAGKEYVGFALAEFSNVSDADTCQKRCSQHSDCVFFTFVSSGNRCLLHSTKPTEVKNNSNATAGPKRCHVCVLDGFDFKGQPNLVENGQPGIKTLSACQKACAKESRCYGYLFAPRINKCHLKTTQQCVGALAPDANYMAGPKTCTDEHWCIMKDVDYPKNDLRKVKADTAAACQDACLNDEKCEYFSLEGPKKDCWLKAGAKVPSSKTKKASVFSGPKHCGLPTTCIKERTKYVDDTIVIYPKTEVGSFAACQLKCWKNNKCVFMHFNSSGCTLSGSSATEVADANSKAGDVTC